One window of Atribacter laminatus genomic DNA carries:
- a CDS encoding SAM hydrolase/SAM-dependent halogenase family protein: MRFIAFLTDWGMASYYVGIAKSVMKQINPGVEIIDISHDIQPFNIREAMYILHRTFPDFPPETIFCSVVDYGVGTERFPVAVELTNGSFLVGPDNGTFTLLIEQYSIKKAVILQNPSYFFRLNPSSTFHGRDIFAPVSARLSMGVPLEHFGPTVDSLRTLSVNRPKFHNHTITGEVAFCDRFGNIETNIPGQLLNNFELQPGDPLDIMINECSFNAVFFEAYGLSKKGQILVHTDSSDFVEIAVNQGNAREVLLDNKDINQISIINKKKIFINKKT, from the coding sequence ATGCGTTTCATCGCCTTTTTAACCGATTGGGGAATGGCCAGTTATTATGTAGGAATTGCAAAATCAGTTATGAAGCAGATCAACCCAGGTGTTGAAATCATTGACATCAGTCACGATATTCAACCTTTCAATATCCGTGAAGCCATGTATATTCTTCATCGTACTTTTCCTGATTTTCCTCCCGAAACAATCTTTTGCTCAGTAGTCGATTACGGAGTAGGCACTGAACGTTTTCCAGTTGCCGTCGAGCTTACTAATGGTTCGTTTTTAGTTGGACCGGATAATGGAACCTTTACCCTCCTTATCGAACAGTACTCTATAAAAAAGGCAGTCATTCTCCAGAATCCTTCCTACTTTTTTCGGCTAAATCCCAGTAGTACCTTCCATGGACGAGATATTTTTGCTCCAGTAAGCGCACGCCTTTCAATGGGTGTTCCCTTAGAGCATTTTGGACCGACCGTGGATTCCCTCCGAACTCTTTCGGTCAACCGACCTAAATTTCATAACCACACCATAACCGGTGAAGTCGCTTTTTGTGACCGTTTTGGCAATATAGAAACCAATATCCCAGGACAATTGTTGAATAATTTTGAACTACAACCAGGAGATCCTTTGGATATTATGATTAATGAGTGCTCTTTTAATGCGGTTTTTTTCGAGGCATACGGATTGTCTAAAAAAGGACAAATTTTAGTTCATACTGACAGCTCAGATTTTGTCGAGATAGCTGTGAACCAAGGAAATGCTAGGGAAGTTCTACTTGATAATAAAGATATTAACCAAATATCAATCATTAACAAGAAAAAAATATTCATAAATAAAAAAACCTAA
- a CDS encoding ABC transporter permease — protein MKSNQRKAFAERNLLIILAVMAVYLTIATKGNFSSWDNITNLIRQSSINGVVAIGMTLIIITGGIDLSVGSIVGLSGMVYALLTSNRGDIQMASSLAIILALGVSALIGLANGVAVHNGKVPPFIATLGMMTLVRGIVMYSSSGRMISGLPMEFREFSVATMLGIPALAWTWIFLAIFMAFVLKYTMYGRNLYAIGSNIEAARLSGINIGSNLYNFYVTAGLFSGIAGLMLGTRMAAGVPTGGQGYELDAIASVVIGGASLSGGVGSIFGTALGALIIQTLRNGGNLLGVDPFIMQIIIGAIIILAVFFDQYLKGRKTG, from the coding sequence ATGAAAAGCAATCAACGTAAGGCCTTCGCCGAAAGAAACCTTTTGATAATATTAGCTGTTATGGCAGTTTATCTTACCATAGCAACCAAAGGTAATTTTTCCTCGTGGGATAATATTACCAATTTGATTCGACAATCATCGATCAATGGAGTGGTTGCTATAGGGATGACCCTTATCATTATTACTGGGGGCATTGACCTTTCAGTCGGTTCTATTGTTGGTTTATCCGGAATGGTTTATGCGCTTTTAACTTCTAACCGGGGCGATATTCAGATGGCTTCATCCCTGGCAATTATACTTGCTCTGGGAGTTTCAGCGTTAATCGGGTTAGCGAACGGGGTAGCAGTGCATAACGGTAAAGTACCACCTTTTATTGCCACCTTGGGAATGATGACTTTGGTGAGAGGGATTGTCATGTATTCATCCAGCGGTAGGATGATTTCCGGTCTCCCGATGGAATTTAGAGAATTTTCAGTTGCAACCATGCTGGGTATTCCAGCCCTTGCCTGGACCTGGATTTTTTTAGCTATTTTTATGGCTTTTGTTTTAAAATACACTATGTACGGGAGAAATCTTTATGCTATAGGTAGTAATATTGAAGCTGCCAGGTTATCAGGGATAAATATTGGTTCTAATTTATATAATTTTTATGTTACTGCCGGTCTTTTTAGTGGTATAGCCGGTTTAATGCTTGGGACCAGGATGGCGGCTGGCGTGCCAACCGGTGGACAGGGTTATGAACTTGATGCGATCGCTTCAGTGGTTATCGGTGGGGCGAGCCTTAGTGGGGGAGTGGGATCAATATTTGGTACTGCGCTGGGTGCCCTTATCATCCAAACCTTGAGAAATGGTGGTAACCTATTAGGTGTTGATCCATTTATTATGCAGATCATTATTGGTGCGATTATTATCCTCGCCGTTTTCTTTGACCAGTATTTAAAAGGAAGAAAGACAGGATAG